Proteins from one Gibbsiella quercinecans genomic window:
- a CDS encoding FAD:protein FMN transferase has translation MPPEVRVYSYSAVLMGSPILLKLFEDNQPVAAAVFRLIKQQEDLLTVNRAHSQIMSINQAAGRHPVVVSPPVFRLIQRARAVSLLENSSFNFTIGPLVKRWKIGFQGNSVPPPHELQALLALTNPANVILNANESSVLLEKPGMEIDLGAIAKGYIADLVRDLLQQQQIRHALINLGGNVQTLGAPPHGEQNAWAIGLKKPFADAEAMIGVINVAGKSVVTSGIYERYFELDGRLYHHILDPRTGYPLDNELLSVTIISEDSIDGDIYTTLLYGMGVEQGLAYAASLPHIEAIFVTRTKRVHLSSQRQFRFTLLDDSYTLA, from the coding sequence ATGCCACCTGAAGTCCGCGTCTATTCCTATTCTGCCGTTTTGATGGGCTCCCCCATCCTGCTCAAACTGTTCGAAGATAACCAACCGGTTGCCGCCGCCGTTTTTCGGCTGATTAAACAGCAGGAAGATCTGCTGACGGTAAACCGCGCGCATTCCCAGATCATGAGCATCAACCAGGCCGCCGGCCGGCATCCGGTCGTGGTCAGCCCGCCGGTTTTTCGCCTGATTCAGCGCGCCAGAGCCGTCAGCCTGCTGGAAAACAGCAGCTTTAACTTCACCATCGGCCCGCTGGTAAAACGCTGGAAAATCGGTTTTCAGGGCAACAGCGTGCCGCCGCCGCACGAACTGCAGGCGCTGCTGGCGCTGACCAACCCGGCCAACGTGATCCTCAATGCCAACGAAAGCTCGGTGTTGCTCGAAAAGCCCGGCATGGAAATCGATCTTGGCGCCATCGCCAAAGGCTACATTGCCGATTTAGTGCGGGATTTATTGCAACAACAGCAGATCCGGCATGCGCTGATCAACCTGGGCGGCAACGTACAAACTCTTGGCGCGCCGCCGCACGGCGAACAAAACGCCTGGGCGATTGGCCTGAAAAAACCTTTCGCCGACGCGGAGGCGATGATTGGCGTGATCAATGTGGCCGGTAAATCAGTGGTGACATCGGGCATTTACGAACGTTACTTTGAGTTGGACGGGCGGTTGTATCACCATATCCTCGATCCACGCACTGGCTACCCGCTTGATAACGAGCTGCTGAGCGTCACCATCATTTCAGAAGACTCGATCGACGGGGATATTTACACCACCCTGCTGTACGGCATGGGGGTTGAACAAGGGCTGGCCTACGCGGCAAGCCTACCGCACATTGAAGCGATCTTTGTCACCCGGACGAAGCGCGTGCACCTCTCCTCGCAGCGGCAGTTCCGTTTTACCCTGCTTGACGACAGCTACACGCTGGCGTAA
- the dcuR gene encoding two-component system response regulator DcuR — MINVLIVDDDAMVAELNRCYVAQIPRFKCCGIASTLEQAKAMVLNPQHPIDLILLDVYMQQDNGLDLLPVLRSSRRPIDVIMISSAADVETIKKSLHYGVVDYLIKPFQFARFEEALTAWKQKRALMDNQQYYEQSDLDRLIHGNQPAAPDTKRLPKGLTPQTLRTICLWIDAHPGIEFSTDELAAAVNISRVSCRKYLIWLTEINILFTSIHYGATGRPVYRYRVQAEHIALLQQYCQ, encoded by the coding sequence GTGATCAATGTTTTAATAGTCGATGATGATGCGATGGTCGCAGAGCTGAACCGCTGCTATGTCGCTCAGATCCCCAGGTTCAAATGCTGTGGTATTGCCTCAACGCTTGAGCAGGCCAAGGCGATGGTGTTAAACCCGCAACACCCGATTGATCTGATTTTGCTGGATGTGTATATGCAGCAGGATAACGGCTTGGATCTGCTGCCGGTGCTGCGCAGTTCGCGCCGCCCGATTGATGTGATTATGATTTCCTCCGCGGCGGACGTGGAGACGATCAAAAAGTCGCTGCACTATGGGGTGGTTGACTACCTGATTAAGCCGTTCCAGTTTGCCCGCTTTGAAGAGGCGCTAACCGCCTGGAAGCAGAAAAGGGCGTTGATGGATAACCAGCAGTACTATGAGCAATCGGATCTGGACCGGCTGATCCACGGCAATCAGCCGGCGGCGCCGGACACCAAGCGGTTGCCGAAAGGCTTAACGCCGCAAACCCTGCGCACCATCTGCCTGTGGATTGATGCGCACCCGGGGATTGAGTTTTCCACGGATGAACTGGCGGCGGCGGTGAATATTTCGCGCGTTTCCTGCCGTAAATACCTGATCTGGCTTACAGAAATCAATATTCTGTTCACCAGTATCCACTATGGCGCCACCGGCCGGCCGGTATACCGCTACCGTGTGCAGGCGGAACACATCGCATTATTACAGCAGTACTGCCAGTAA
- a CDS encoding sensor histidine kinase, with protein sequence MSDSQELLPVRKRPMKFSLFVTLMVSAVIVSVLLVVHTLYFFQISHVTRDGVKDVALAFARTLADSPEIQRGLTQPVDSNIIQPIASAVRKRNGLLFVVVTNMDGVRYSHPNPNLINRRFIGSDIDSALRGRENVAVNHGVLVEALRVFTPVYDSQKRQIGVVVVGISLSQVSQQINTSRWSILWTVLFGALVGSLGIWAIVLVLKRILFGLEPYDISQLFEQHEAMLLSIKEGVIAVDESARVTLTNQAARQMLLGSSSAPGTLADGSGDSAGLLASLREVLRTGLPVQDEEINFKERLLLINTVPVRSGNKIIGAICTFRDKTEVSELMQRLSGMVNYVDALRERSHEFMNKLHVILGLLHMKSYAQLEDYIIKTANNYQAEIGSLQLKIKSPVIAGFLLGKINRARDSGLHLTLMEDSHLPDNDNEKQVAVLITALGNLTENALDAMQGQADGEVSVLLHYQNGWLTCEVSDDGPGIPAAHLQAIFEKDFSSKGENRGVGLFLAKQQLESLGGSITVESEPGVYTQFYVQLPWDSERTGT encoded by the coding sequence ATGAGCGACTCGCAAGAACTCCTGCCGGTGCGTAAGCGCCCGATGAAATTTAGCCTCTTTGTCACGCTGATGGTCAGTGCTGTGATCGTCTCGGTGTTGCTGGTGGTTCATACGCTGTATTTCTTTCAAATAAGCCATGTGACCCGTGACGGCGTCAAGGATGTGGCGCTGGCGTTCGCCCGCACCCTGGCGGACTCGCCGGAAATACAGCGCGGGCTGACGCAGCCTGTCGACAGCAACATTATTCAACCGATAGCCAGTGCGGTGCGAAAACGTAATGGCCTGCTGTTCGTGGTTGTCACCAACATGGACGGCGTTCGCTACTCCCATCCCAACCCCAACCTGATTAATCGCCGTTTTATCGGCAGTGATATTGATTCTGCGTTGCGGGGGCGTGAGAACGTGGCGGTGAACCACGGGGTACTGGTGGAGGCGCTGCGGGTTTTCACTCCGGTTTATGATAGCCAGAAGCGGCAGATCGGTGTGGTGGTGGTCGGTATCTCGCTAAGCCAGGTCAGCCAGCAGATTAACACCAGCCGCTGGAGCATCCTTTGGACGGTATTATTCGGCGCTCTGGTCGGCAGCCTGGGCATTTGGGCGATTGTGCTGGTGCTCAAGCGGATCCTCTTCGGCTTAGAGCCCTATGATATTTCGCAGCTTTTTGAGCAGCATGAGGCGATGCTGCTGTCGATAAAAGAGGGGGTGATTGCGGTGGACGAGAGTGCGCGCGTCACCCTGACCAACCAGGCGGCCCGGCAAATGCTGTTGGGCAGCAGCAGCGCCCCTGGCACACTGGCCGACGGCAGCGGCGATTCCGCCGGCCTGCTCGCTTCGCTGCGTGAGGTGTTGCGCACCGGCCTGCCGGTACAGGATGAGGAAATCAATTTTAAGGAGCGGCTGCTGTTGATTAATACCGTCCCGGTGCGCAGCGGCAACAAGATTATCGGCGCGATCTGTACCTTCAGGGATAAAACGGAGGTCAGCGAACTGATGCAGCGCCTAAGCGGCATGGTAAACTACGTGGATGCGCTGCGTGAACGCTCGCATGAATTCATGAACAAGCTGCATGTGATTCTTGGCCTGTTGCATATGAAAAGCTACGCCCAGCTTGAAGATTACATCATTAAAACCGCCAATAACTACCAGGCAGAAATCGGCTCCCTGCAGTTAAAAATCAAGTCACCCGTGATTGCCGGCTTCTTATTAGGCAAAATCAACCGGGCCCGGGATAGCGGGCTGCACTTAACCCTCATGGAAGATTCCCACCTGCCGGATAACGACAATGAAAAGCAGGTGGCGGTGCTGATTACCGCACTGGGGAATTTGACCGAGAACGCGCTGGATGCCATGCAGGGGCAGGCCGATGGCGAAGTGAGCGTGTTGTTGCATTATCAGAATGGATGGCTCACCTGTGAGGTGAGCGACGATGGGCCGGGGATCCCGGCGGCGCACCTGCAGGCCATCTTTGAAAAGGACTTCTCGTCAAAAGGCGAAAACCGCGGCGTGGGGCTTTTTCTGGCCAAGCAGCAATTAGAGAGCCTGGGCGGTTCCATTACCGTGGAATCCGAACCGGGCGTGTATACCCAATTCTATGTACAACTCCCCTGGGATAGTGAGAGGACAGGCACGTGA
- a CDS encoding NAD-dependent succinate-semialdehyde dehydrogenase: protein MKLNNADLLRSQCLINGEWRDALSGKREAVINPATGATLTTVPLVSSEETQQAIDAAQQAQNGWKQLTAKARSALLQRWADNIMAAQEDLAQLMTAEQGKSLAESRGEVAYAASFITWFAEEAKRVDGAVLQAPQANQRLVVLKQPIGVCAAITPWNFPAAMITRKAAPALAAGCTMIVKPAEQTPLTALALGKLAQDAGIQDGVLQIVTGEAAQVGKVLCDSPVVRKLSFTGSTEVGRILMAQCAPTIKKLSLELGGNAPVIVFDDADLDTAVAGIMASKFRNSGQTCVCANRIYVQDGIYDRLVEKLVPAVEKLKVGDGTAEGTTQGPLIDEAAVDKVQSHIADALENGAKIATGGQLHALGRTFFQPTVVTDVTQQMRFAKEETFGPVAPLFRFQDEAEAVALANDTEFGLAAYVFTQNAARQWRVPEALEYGMVGVNTGLISNEVAPFGGVKQSGLGREGSRYGIEEYVEMKYLCIDVGK, encoded by the coding sequence ATGAAACTGAACAATGCCGACTTGCTGCGTAGCCAGTGCCTGATTAACGGCGAATGGCGCGATGCGCTGAGCGGCAAACGTGAAGCGGTAATCAATCCGGCAACCGGGGCCACGCTGACTACGGTGCCGCTGGTGAGCAGTGAAGAGACGCAACAGGCCATTGATGCGGCGCAGCAGGCGCAAAACGGCTGGAAGCAGCTGACCGCCAAAGCGCGTTCCGCGCTGCTGCAACGCTGGGCAGACAACATTATGGCTGCGCAGGAGGATCTGGCGCAGCTGATGACCGCCGAGCAGGGTAAATCGCTGGCGGAATCCCGTGGCGAGGTGGCCTATGCCGCTTCGTTTATCACCTGGTTTGCCGAAGAGGCGAAACGGGTGGACGGCGCCGTATTGCAGGCGCCGCAGGCTAACCAGCGCCTGGTGGTGCTGAAACAGCCGATCGGCGTTTGTGCGGCCATTACGCCGTGGAACTTCCCGGCGGCGATGATTACCCGCAAAGCGGCGCCGGCGCTGGCCGCCGGCTGCACGATGATCGTGAAACCGGCGGAGCAAACGCCGTTGACCGCGCTGGCGCTGGGAAAACTGGCGCAGGATGCCGGCATCCAGGACGGCGTGCTGCAAATCGTTACCGGCGAAGCCGCGCAAGTGGGCAAGGTGTTGTGCGACAGCCCGGTGGTGCGCAAGCTGAGCTTTACCGGTTCCACCGAGGTGGGGCGTATTCTGATGGCGCAATGCGCGCCAACGATTAAAAAGCTGTCGCTGGAACTGGGCGGCAATGCGCCGGTGATCGTGTTCGACGATGCCGATCTGGATACGGCAGTGGCGGGCATCATGGCCTCCAAATTCCGCAACAGCGGCCAAACCTGCGTGTGCGCCAACCGGATCTATGTACAGGACGGTATCTACGATCGTCTGGTGGAAAAGCTGGTGCCGGCGGTTGAAAAGCTCAAAGTGGGCGATGGCACGGCGGAAGGCACCACTCAAGGGCCACTTATTGATGAGGCGGCGGTCGATAAGGTTCAAAGCCACATTGCTGATGCGTTGGAAAATGGGGCGAAGATCGCCACCGGCGGCCAACTGCACGCGCTGGGCCGCACCTTCTTCCAGCCGACGGTGGTCACCGACGTGACGCAGCAGATGCGTTTCGCCAAAGAAGAGACCTTCGGCCCGGTTGCACCGCTGTTCCGCTTCCAGGACGAAGCCGAAGCCGTTGCCTTGGCGAACGACACCGAGTTTGGCCTGGCGGCTTATGTGTTCACCCAGAATGCGGCGCGCCAATGGCGGGTGCCGGAAGCGCTGGAATACGGCATGGTGGGCGTGAATACCGGCTTGATTTCTAACGAAGTAGCGCCGTTCGGCGGCGTGAAGCAGTCTGGGCTGGGGCGTGAAGGTTCGCGCTACGGCATCGAAGAGTATGTCGAGATGAAATACCTGTGTATCGACGTGGGTAAATAA
- a CDS encoding PLP-dependent aminotransferase family protein → MRSLCGDLLLQRLGEQTDDKLHKRLYNAIRTSILDGSLPPSSRLPPTRDLAQQLRLSRNTVLTVYEQLLAEGYVFSRQGSGTFVAETVPDSYLSAISMPLGENGAERPAEFSTRGANLLEHASASAKQWGAFIPGVPDVNVFPHQLFSKIQARISRRPTPQRLTYSNQGGSPELQQALVDYLRVARSVRCQPEQILITEGIHQAIDLVTRMLCNPGDSAWIEEPGYWGIRNILRMNAVNLCPLPVDEAGMVPPEQPTTAPRLIFVTPSHQYPLGSVMNLARRQRLLALARNSSSWIIEDDYDSEFRFSGQPIPALQGLEADAPVIYIGTFSKTIYPALRLGYVVLPKPLMHELKTAHAELYRGGHLLIQAALAQFIDEGHYTAHIRRMRLLYARRRAFLTGLIEQHLGPHALNAFNSNAGLHLVLNLPDEADDVAIASAAGARGVLVRPLSRYYMLPNRRRGLLMGFACVPEQQMAAAFAILLECIRA, encoded by the coding sequence TTGCGCTCTCTGTGTGGTGACCTGTTGTTGCAGCGTCTGGGCGAACAGACCGATGATAAGCTGCACAAGCGGTTATATAATGCGATCCGCACCTCTATTTTGGATGGCAGCCTGCCGCCATCCAGCCGCCTGCCGCCCACGCGCGATCTGGCGCAGCAGTTGCGCCTGTCCCGCAACACGGTCTTGACCGTCTATGAACAACTGCTGGCCGAAGGCTATGTGTTTTCACGCCAGGGTAGCGGGACGTTCGTGGCCGAAACCGTGCCGGACAGCTATCTGTCCGCCATCAGCATGCCGCTGGGCGAAAACGGCGCCGAACGCCCGGCCGAATTTTCCACGCGCGGCGCCAATCTGTTGGAACACGCCAGCGCCAGCGCCAAACAGTGGGGCGCCTTTATCCCCGGCGTGCCCGACGTCAACGTGTTCCCGCATCAATTATTCAGCAAGATCCAGGCCCGCATCAGCCGCCGCCCCACACCGCAACGCCTCACCTACAGCAATCAGGGCGGCAGCCCGGAACTGCAGCAGGCGCTGGTGGATTACCTGCGGGTCGCGCGCTCGGTGCGTTGCCAGCCCGAACAGATTCTGATCACCGAAGGCATCCATCAGGCGATCGATTTGGTCACGCGCATGCTGTGCAACCCCGGCGACAGCGCCTGGATAGAAGAACCGGGCTACTGGGGGATCCGCAATATCCTGCGCATGAACGCGGTCAATCTTTGCCCGCTGCCGGTGGATGAAGCCGGCATGGTGCCCCCCGAACAGCCGACTACGGCGCCGCGGCTGATATTCGTTACCCCATCGCACCAATACCCGCTCGGCTCGGTGATGAACCTGGCACGCCGCCAACGGCTGCTGGCGCTGGCACGCAACAGCAGCAGTTGGATCATTGAGGACGATTACGACAGCGAATTCCGCTTCTCCGGCCAGCCCATCCCTGCCCTGCAAGGGCTAGAGGCGGATGCGCCGGTGATTTACATCGGTACCTTCAGCAAAACGATCTATCCCGCGCTGCGGCTGGGCTACGTGGTGTTGCCCAAACCACTGATGCACGAATTGAAAACCGCCCACGCCGAGCTGTACCGCGGCGGGCACCTGCTGATTCAGGCAGCGCTGGCGCAGTTTATCGACGAGGGCCATTACACGGCGCACATCCGCCGTATGCGCCTGCTGTACGCCAGGCGGCGCGCATTCCTCACCGGCCTGATCGAACAGCACTTGGGCCCGCACGCGTTGAATGCGTTCAACAGCAACGCCGGGCTGCACCTGGTGCTCAACCTGCCGGACGAAGCCGACGACGTCGCCATCGCCAGCGCCGCCGGCGCGCGCGGCGTGCTGGTGCGCCCGCTCTCCCGTTATTACATGCTGCCGAACCGCCGCCGCGGCCTGCTGATGGGCTTCGCCTGCGTGCCGGAGCAGCAAATGGCGGCAGCGTTCGCCATCCTGCTGGAATGTATCCGCGCCTAG
- a CDS encoding GNAT family N-acetyltransferase, whose amino-acid sequence MTTDSRHSRYTLRPYQLTDLDAVLNVFIGAVREVAARDYTPPQINAWVQVDRHTFGQCCLNPVTWVVVSGHTLVGFTHLEPQNHLDMLFVHPAWQGKGIATRLLACAEQAAGAGGATQLFTEASITARPFFARRGFQLLEQQQVVRHGQSLTNFRMVKAINVSR is encoded by the coding sequence ATGACTACGGATAGCAGGCATTCACGCTATACACTGCGGCCCTATCAGCTAACGGATTTGGACGCGGTGCTGAACGTATTTATCGGTGCCGTGCGCGAAGTGGCCGCCAGGGACTATACGCCGCCACAAATTAATGCCTGGGTTCAGGTGGATCGCCACACCTTTGGGCAGTGCTGCCTCAACCCGGTAACCTGGGTGGTAGTAAGTGGGCACACCCTTGTCGGCTTTACCCACCTTGAACCGCAAAACCATCTGGATATGCTGTTTGTTCACCCGGCCTGGCAAGGGAAGGGGATCGCCACGCGCTTATTGGCCTGCGCCGAGCAGGCCGCCGGCGCCGGCGGGGCAACGCAACTGTTCACCGAAGCCAGCATCACCGCCCGGCCCTTTTTCGCCAGACGCGGTTTCCAACTACTGGAACAACAGCAGGTCGTGCGTCATGGCCAGTCACTGACCAACTTCCGCATGGTAAAAGCGATAAACGTTAGCCGCTAA
- a CDS encoding NADPH-dependent 2,4-dienoyl-CoA reductase, translating to MSAYPHLLAPLDLGFTTLKNRVLMGSMHIGLETLPDGPQRMAAFYAERAAAGVALIVTGGIAPNEQGVVYRGAATLCQPEQVAHHRVITDAVHQAGGKIALQILHAGRYSAQPHPVAPSALQAPISPFMPSAMSEREIRQTIADFANCAALAQLAGYDGVEVMGSEGYLINQFLVARTNQRDDAWGGDIEKRMRFAIEIVHAVRQTVGREFILIYRLSMLDLVENGANWHEIELLAQRVEQAGATLINTGIGWHEARIPTIATRVPRAGFSWVTQRLMGKVRIPLIATNRINLPAVAEQVLAQGCADMVSMARPFLADAEFVRKAAEGRADEINTCIGCNQACLDQVFAGQPASCLVNPRAGRETELPLHPAAAPKRLAVVGAGPAGLAFATAAARRGHRITLFDAAGEIGGQFTIARQIPGKEEFNETLRYFRRQLALLGVTLQLGRQVQAQDLAAFDEVILACGIVPRTPAIPGIHHPKVLSYLDVLRDKQPAGRRVAIIGAGGIGFDTAEYLSQQDTAASQSRAAFNREWGIDEQYRHRGGLAADGPLNMPPAREIWLLQRKASKVGEGLGKTTGWIHRASLAKHGVTMLSGVSYQQIDDRGLHIIHAGQASCLPVDSVVICAGQEPRRELQQPLLAMGKTVHLIGGADVAAELDARRAIEQGTRLALAL from the coding sequence ATGAGCGCATATCCCCACCTGCTGGCACCGCTGGATCTTGGCTTTACCACCCTGAAAAACCGGGTGCTGATGGGATCGATGCATATCGGCCTGGAAACGTTGCCTGACGGGCCGCAGCGCATGGCGGCATTTTATGCCGAACGCGCGGCGGCCGGCGTCGCGCTGATCGTCACCGGCGGCATCGCCCCCAATGAGCAGGGCGTGGTCTACCGCGGCGCCGCCACCCTGTGCCAGCCAGAGCAGGTGGCGCACCACCGGGTTATCACCGACGCGGTGCACCAGGCCGGGGGCAAAATCGCGCTGCAAATCCTGCACGCCGGCCGCTACAGCGCCCAACCGCATCCCGTCGCCCCCTCCGCATTGCAGGCGCCAATCAGCCCGTTTATGCCGAGCGCCATGAGCGAACGCGAAATCAGGCAGACCATCGCAGACTTCGCCAACTGCGCCGCCTTGGCCCAACTGGCGGGCTACGACGGGGTGGAAGTGATGGGGTCGGAGGGATATCTGATCAATCAGTTCCTGGTGGCGCGCACCAATCAGCGTGATGATGCCTGGGGCGGCGACATCGAAAAGCGCATGCGTTTTGCCATTGAGATCGTCCACGCCGTGCGCCAGACCGTCGGCCGGGAATTTATCCTGATCTATCGGCTATCTATGCTCGATCTGGTGGAGAACGGCGCCAATTGGCACGAAATCGAACTGCTGGCGCAGAGGGTGGAACAGGCGGGCGCGACGCTGATCAATACCGGCATCGGCTGGCATGAAGCACGTATTCCCACCATCGCCACGCGTGTGCCGCGCGCGGGCTTTAGCTGGGTTACACAGCGGCTGATGGGCAAAGTTCGCATTCCGCTGATCGCCACCAACCGTATCAACCTGCCGGCGGTGGCGGAGCAGGTGCTGGCGCAAGGCTGCGCCGATATGGTCTCAATGGCGCGGCCATTCCTGGCCGATGCCGAATTCGTCCGCAAGGCCGCCGAAGGCCGGGCCGATGAGATCAACACCTGCATCGGCTGCAACCAGGCCTGCCTGGATCAGGTGTTCGCCGGCCAGCCCGCCTCTTGCCTGGTCAACCCGCGCGCCGGCCGGGAAACCGAGCTGCCGCTTCACCCTGCGGCAGCGCCGAAACGGCTGGCCGTGGTGGGCGCCGGCCCGGCCGGGCTGGCATTCGCCACCGCTGCGGCGCGGCGTGGGCACCGGATTACGCTGTTTGACGCCGCCGGCGAGATCGGCGGCCAGTTCACCATCGCCAGGCAAATCCCCGGTAAGGAAGAATTTAATGAAACGCTGCGCTATTTCCGCCGCCAGTTGGCGCTGTTGGGCGTTACGCTGCAATTGGGCCGGCAGGTGCAGGCACAAGATCTGGCGGCGTTTGACGAAGTGATCCTGGCGTGCGGCATCGTGCCGCGCACCCCGGCGATCCCCGGCATCCACCACCCCAAAGTGCTGAGCTACCTGGATGTGCTGCGCGACAAACAGCCGGCCGGCCGGCGTGTGGCGATTATCGGCGCCGGCGGCATTGGCTTTGATACCGCGGAATACCTGAGCCAGCAGGATACGGCCGCCAGCCAGTCCCGTGCGGCGTTTAACCGTGAATGGGGCATTGATGAACAGTACCGCCACCGTGGCGGGCTGGCGGCCGACGGGCCGCTAAACATGCCGCCGGCGCGTGAGATTTGGCTATTGCAACGCAAAGCCAGCAAGGTGGGCGAAGGGCTGGGCAAAACCACCGGCTGGATCCACCGCGCCAGCCTGGCAAAGCACGGCGTAACCATGCTGAGCGGCGTCAGCTATCAGCAGATTGACGATCGCGGCCTGCACATTATCCACGCCGGCCAGGCAAGCTGCCTGCCGGTGGATAGCGTGGTGATCTGCGCCGGGCAAGAGCCACGCCGCGAGTTGCAGCAGCCCTTGCTGGCGATGGGGAAAACCGTGCATCTGATCGGCGGCGCAGACGTTGCCGCCGAGCTTGATGCGCGCCGCGCCATCGAACAAGGCACCCGGCTGGCGTTGGCCCTATAG
- a CDS encoding 4-aminobutyrate--2-oxoglutarate transaminase: MKNAELDQRRQDATPRGVGVMCGFYAERAENATLWDVEGREVIDFAAGIAVLNTGHRHPKVIAAVEKQLRAFTHTAYQIVPYESYVALAERINQVAPIAGPCKTTFFTTGAEAVENAVKIARSYTGRPGIITFGGGFHGRTYMTMALTGKVAPYKLGFGPFPGSVFHAQYPNALYGVSTEDAMHSLERIFKADIDPKQVAAIVLEPVQGEGGFNVAPAEFMQALRELCDTHGILLVTDEVQSGFARTGKLFAMDYYSVKPDLITMAKSLAGGIPLSALAGRAEVMDAPGPGGLGGTYAGNPLAVAAAHAVLDVIEEEQLCQRAQRLGQHLVEFLQQARSTCPAIVDIRALGSMVAVEFNDPQTGKPSAAYTHKVQQKALEEGLLLLTCGVNGNVIRFLYPLTIPDDQFNKALGILGRALTN, translated from the coding sequence ATGAAAAATGCAGAGTTGGATCAACGTCGTCAGGATGCTACCCCGCGCGGGGTGGGGGTTATGTGCGGTTTTTACGCCGAGCGTGCGGAAAACGCCACCCTGTGGGATGTGGAAGGGCGAGAGGTGATTGACTTTGCCGCCGGGATTGCGGTGCTCAATACCGGCCACCGCCACCCAAAAGTTATCGCTGCCGTTGAAAAACAACTGCGGGCATTTACCCATACCGCTTACCAGATCGTCCCTTATGAAAGCTATGTGGCGCTGGCCGAGCGTATCAACCAAGTGGCGCCGATTGCAGGGCCGTGTAAAACCACCTTTTTCACCACCGGTGCAGAAGCCGTTGAAAACGCGGTTAAAATCGCCCGTTCTTATACCGGCCGCCCTGGCATCATCACCTTTGGCGGCGGCTTCCATGGCCGTACCTACATGACCATGGCGCTGACCGGCAAAGTGGCGCCGTACAAGCTGGGCTTCGGTCCGTTCCCTGGTTCCGTCTTCCACGCCCAGTACCCGAACGCGCTGTATGGCGTCAGCACTGAAGATGCGATGCATAGCCTGGAGCGTATCTTTAAAGCGGATATCGATCCTAAACAGGTGGCGGCCATTGTGCTGGAACCGGTTCAGGGTGAGGGCGGCTTTAACGTTGCCCCGGCTGAATTTATGCAGGCGCTGCGCGAACTGTGCGACACGCATGGCATCCTGCTGGTGACGGATGAAGTGCAGAGCGGCTTTGCCCGTACCGGCAAGCTGTTTGCCATGGATTATTACAGCGTTAAGCCGGATCTGATCACTATGGCGAAAAGCCTGGCGGGCGGTATTCCGCTCTCTGCGCTTGCCGGCCGCGCCGAAGTGATGGATGCGCCGGGGCCTGGCGGGCTAGGCGGCACCTATGCCGGTAACCCATTGGCGGTGGCCGCTGCGCACGCCGTATTGGATGTGATTGAAGAAGAACAACTGTGCCAGCGGGCGCAGCGCCTGGGGCAACACCTGGTGGAATTCCTGCAGCAGGCGCGCAGCACCTGCCCGGCGATTGTTGATATTCGCGCTTTAGGTTCGATGGTGGCGGTTGAATTTAACGATCCGCAAACCGGCAAGCCTTCCGCCGCCTATACTCACAAGGTGCAACAAAAGGCGTTGGAAGAGGGCTTGCTGCTGTTGACCTGCGGCGTGAACGGCAACGTGATCCGCTTCCTGTACCCGCTGACTATTCCTGACGACCAGTTCAACAAGGCTCTGGGCATTCTGGGCCGCGCGCTGACCAACTGA